TATCAGGATTTGCAGCTTTTAACCAATCCAGTAAGCCTTTTCCCATTGCCGAACGAATGCCATTGAGGTTATAGGTTATAATTTTTGTCATTTTTAAACGTATTAATATGTTGGATAGATTACGAAAGTATAAAAAATACTTTTAAAATTTCGGTTCTTCTTTCCTTCGACTCCGCTTAGGATGACGGAGTGGGTGCGATCGGTAATTAATCATTCATTGTTCGTACATAATTTGTACTTTTAATTCTGTGTTCGTGCGTAAAATTATAGTGATGTTCGTGTTTGTTTTTCTCTGTGTAAGCGGTTATTCGCAATATGCAGGGAGCAGCCGCATTAAGAAATTAATGGTCGTTTCGGATACCATTCAGCTTGATTCTTTGAGTTTGATTCCCGGCTCTTTCAAACTTGCCACCACTTCGGGAATGCAGTTGGATACTTCTTTTTATCAGTTGAATCATGCTGAAGGGATTGTAATTTTGAACACCAAAAAAATGAAGGAGCAAGGCATTTCTAAAGATAATCTCCTTACTTCCTATAAAACATTTCCCTATTTATTTTCCTCTGAAACAAAACACAAAGATGCGAATCGCATTAAACCTGATTTAAGTGGTAACCGAAATCCGTTTAGTTATACCATCGAATCAAAAAACGATGATATTTTTAAGATGGATGGCTTGAATAAAAGTGGAAGTATTTCACGCGGAATCTCTTTTGGTAACAATCAGGATGTGGTGGTGAACTCCAGCTTAAACTTGCAGTTGTCGGGACATTTGAATAACAATGTAGATATTCTGTTAGCGGCTACAGATAACAATATTCCGATTCAACCGGATGGGAATACACAACAGTTGCAAGAATTCGATAAAGTATTTATTCAACTTTCGAATCAAAAAACAAAACTCATTGCCGGAGATTTTCAGATGGCTCGTCCGTATGGATATTTTATGAATTTTAATAAAAAAGCACAAGGCGTTAGTTTCTCTACCATTCAAAAAACAAATGTAGAGCAGAAAGATTTAAAAAAACAGGGTCTCTTTAAAACGGGCTTGAGTGCTGCTGTTTCACGCGGAAAGTTTGCAAGAAATCAAATCATTGGGATAGAAAACAATCAAGGTCCTTATCGTTTGCGTGGTGCTGAAAACGAACCTTTCATTATTATTTTATCCGGGACAGAAAAAGTGTACATTGACGGAAGGCTATTGGATAGAGGGCAAGAGAATGATTATGTTATTAATTACAATACTTCCGAAATTACATTTACGGCAAAACAACTCATCACCAAAGACAAACGAATTGTTGTGGAGTTTCAATATTCGGATAAAAACTACGCACGTTCCCTTTTGCATTTTGCAAATGAATACGAACAAAACAAGTTAAAATTACACTTGCATGTTTATTCGGAACAAGACAGTAAAAATCAACCGTTGCAGCAGGATTTATCGCCCGAACAAAGAATCTTATTGTCTGAAATTGGAGACACCCTTTCACTGGCCGTGAGCCCGAGCTTCGACAGTGTTGCATTCAATAACAATGAAGTGCTGTATCATAAAAAAGATACACTTATTGGCACGCAACTATTTCCTAATATATTTGAATATAGCACCAACAGTGATAGTGCACATTATCGTGTAACGTATAGTAATGTTGGAGCGAACAGAGGAAATTACATTCAGATTACTTCCAGTGCAAATGGAAAAGTGTTTCAATGGGTGATGCCCGATACGATAACCAATATCCCAAATGGAAATTATGAACCAATTGTTCAATTGGTAACTCCGAAACAAAAGCAAATGGTGACCGCAGGGTTTGATTATGCATTTAATAAGAATACGCGACTTTCGGTGGAAGGTGTGCTCACGAAAAATGACATCAATACGTTTTCATCGGTGGATAGTAAAGATGATGTGGGTTATGGGATGAAACTAAATTTTGATAATGCGAAACCACTTTCGAAAAACGATACCTTAACACCATTTGTATTATTGACGAATGTGAATTATGAGTTTGTTCAGTTGAATTTTTCTCCGATTGAACGCTATCGAAGTGTGGAGTTTGAACGCGACTGGAATAGAGGCACCGTGTTGCAATCGGCCGACCAGCATATCGTGGGAGCGGCTGTTGGATTGGAGAAAAAGGAACCGGAATGATTGGTTATCGTTTTAATGCATTTTTGGAAGGGAATAAATACAATGCCAACAAACATGTTGCGAATCTTGCTGCAAATAAAAAAGGGTTTGCTGTTCAGTACGATGGAAGTTTATTAAACTCAGCTAGCACAACTAACACCAATTTTTATCGTCATAAAAGTGGAATCTCGCAAAAAATAAAATGGTTGACTGTAGGTTTAAAAGATGAGTTTGAGCAAAATAAATTTGCATTAAGTAATAAAGATTCATTGTTATCAAATAGCTATAAATTCTGGGAATGGCAAGCCTACATACAAAATGCGGATACCACTAAAAATAGATATGGTGTCAACTATAAACAGCGAACAGATTATGCCGTTAGAAATATTTCCGGAGCAACCAATTTGGTGACAACGGCCTTTGCAGAGAGTTATGGAGGCTTTTTAGATTTGATAAAGAATAGTAATAATCAATTGAAATTAAATGCTGCATACAGAGCATTGCGAATAAAAGATCCGCTACTAACGATTCAAAAGCCCGACAATTCATTAGTTGCACGTGCTGAATATAATTTTCGATTGTGGAAAGGATTGATTTATTCAAGTACATTTTATGAAATTGGTTCAGGTTTAGAAATCAAGAAAGAGTTCTCGTATATTTTGGTGGCAGTCGGGCAAGGAGTTTATGTTTGGAACGATTACAACGAAAACGGAATAAAAGAATTGGATGAATTTGAAATAGCAACGTTTCCTAATACTGCGGACTATATTAAAGTGTATACTCCCACCAACGATTATATAAAAGTATATAGCAATCAATTCAGCCAAACGCTTACAATCAAACCGGCAGCTTTGTGGGCAAATAAAAAAGGATTTAAAAAATTTGTTGCTCGCTTTTCTAATCAGGCTTCTTATCGCATTGATCGCAAATCCATTGAAAGTGATTTAGCGAAAGCCTATAATCCATTTTTAGCGGAAACCGATGATAGCACACTCGTGACCTTGAATTCTTCTTTTAGAAATACATTGTTTATAAATCAATTGAGTCCGGTTTTTGGATTAGATCTAACCTATCAGGATGCACGAAACAAAGCTTTGCTGGTAAACGGATTTGATGCTCGAACGAATATTTTTAAAGAAGCACGTTTGCGTTGGAACATGAGCAAAGAGTTTAGTTGGAATCTGGCGTATAAGGATGGGATTAAGAAAAGCAGTTCACAATATTTTTCAACGCGCGATTATTCAATTACCTATTACGAAGCGGAACCGAAATTAAACTATCAGCCCAATACGGCATTTAGAGCAAGCGTTTCGTTCCGATATACAGAGAAAAAGAACAGACAAGAGTTGGGAGGGCAAAAAGCAGCGTTGCAAGATTATGGCGCAGAAATCAAATACAACGTTTTGCAAAAAGGAAGTTTAAATGTGAAAGCAAATTTTATTCGCATCAAATTTGATGGGACTCAAAACACCTCGCTTGCATTTGAAATGTTAGATGCTTTAAAAACCGGACAGAACATCACTTGGGGCGTTGCGTATCAGCGCACCTTGTCAAATAATTTACAGTTAAGTTTAACGTATGACGGGCGCAAATCAGAAGGTACCAAAGTGATTCATACCGGTGGAGCACAAGTAAGAGCTTATTTTTAATTCTTGTTTGCTGCTGTTACTCGATTGGTTTGATCCAACAAAAAAGCTCTTGTTCCTGCTTTGATATTTTTTTCTTTCATGGATAACTTAAAGGCATCCAATTTTGTTAAACATTCTTGCGCTTTCGTAAAATCATTTAGCCATACATACGCTTCAGATAAATCCATCAATAAACATTCTGTAACATCTTCATCAACGCGTGCTTTTTTGTTGGTTGGATTGCTTTCTTTCATGGCTGCCTCCCAGGTTGCAACAGCTTTTTTCAAATACTCTTCACCTTGTGCAGCAGTTTCTTTTTTACCGATAATGGCGTATCCGTTTTTAGCATTGTTTAATGCATCTTTAAAATCATCGTACAATTTTTTTTCGTTCACATAGCCAACAACAACCATTCGTGTTTGTGGAACGTATCCATAATCACTGTTAATCATTTCGTTGAACGATTTTAAATGATCCAGCACAATTTTTTCTTGAATACTGCTAATCTCATTGGCTTGAGCTGTTTTCCAATAATTATCCAAATCCAACTGATTCGCGAAAAACTTAGAAGTGTAAGTACTAAAACCAAGCGAAGGACCGTAAGCTTCGTCCATTATAAATTTCCCATCCGGTTGAATGATTTTGGCTTTGATGATGTGTCGATAATTGAATTGATAAACAAAAACAGTAGAGTCAACAGTTTTTCCGTCTGCTCTTTTGATTTGTTTTTTTTGAGTGGTACTTTTTGCTTCATCTTTTTCAAATCCTGAAAGGTTTAATTGAATGATGAGTGCTTTTTCGGGAAGCTTGTTAAACCCTTCCAATTTAATATTTGTAGAGGCAAGTAATTCGGTGTCAAACGTTTTTTCTAATACGAGTGGGCTAGGAGTAGCTTTTACCGGAACATTAGAAGAAGGCATTAGAGGGCGAGGTGTTACGGCTTGCTGCTGAGGTGTAAGTCGAAACCAAACATTTAAGCTATTCTCATATAAAAGAGAATCTTGATTTCTTTTTACCCAATATTGTTTTAATGCTTGTTGATAATCGGTTTCTGCTTTCGCTGTAGCATTTTGGTACTCTGCTTTTTGTTGTTCTAATTTACCTAAATAATCTGCAATAATTAACGATTGATAATTTTTATGTCTTTGCTCACCGGTTTTAAAGGAAGTCGGATATAGTCAACTTTAACATTTGAATAATCAATGTTTTGTGCAAGGGAAGAAATACCAAAGGATAAAAAGAGAGCGAGTGTAATTTTTTTCATGTTTGTTTTTGTTTGTGTTCCAATAACAATTTGTTTGCCAAAATTAAAATTACAGATTATTGTTTTAAAAACAACATAATTTCTTCGGTTTCATTGGGAAGCAGAATCATTTTTTGGTAACGCAATCCTAGTTTTTCTAAGAGCGCAATAGAGCGTGTATTGTCGGCATTGGTGATACCTGCGATTGTTTTTATTCCTAAGGTGGTTTCGGCATATTCCATGATAGCAGCAGCCGATTCGAAGCCGTATCCTTTCCCTTCGTATTGAGGTAAAAATGCAAATCCAATGTCAATGTGTTCCAAGGCATCGCGTTTCACAAGTCCGGCAATTCCAATGGGTGTTTTGCTATCATTCATTCTTACCAATCGAAAGCCAAACCAGGATGTTGAATAGGCGGGAAGAAATTTATTTAAGATATAATTTTTTGCATCATTCTCTGTTTTTATTCCTCTATCGCCAATAAATTTTATCCATGAAGGAGTGTTAAGCAATTCAAAAATGAAAGGTGTATCTTCAATTGTAATCTCTACAATTTCAAGTCGGTTTGTTTTAATAATGTCCATGTTATTGAATAATTACTTTGAGAGAAGGGTTATGAAATCGGGACTCTGAAAACGGCAATGTTTGACTTGCATCCATTATCAATACATCCAAAAGTGCAATGTTTTTTAAACAACTAGGCAAAAAGCCTAATGCCCCGCAATAGGAGAGGTCTAATTCTTTTAAGCGGGTCATATTACAAATTGCCGAAGGAACTTCCATTAATTCATTTCTGCCGAGGTAAAAATATTTTAAGTTAATTAGTTTTGAAAGAGAAAAGGGCAATGTAAGCAAATCATTATTTCCGATGTATAGATGTTCTAAGTTGACAAGATTTCCAAGACTGTCCGGCAATGCTTTGATATCATTGTAGGATAAAAAAAGTTGTTGTAGATTTTTTAAGTTGCAAATTTCGCTGGGCACGGATTTTAATAAATTGTCTTTTACAGAAAGCTCAATTAAATTGGTTAATTCACCAATGCTTGCAGGTATTGCCTTGAGTTTATTGCTACTCAAAATTAACTTTTCCAGTTTTTTTAAGTTTCCAATTGCTGCCGGAACTTCCGTTAGCTTATTTCTAAAAAGAATAAGCTCTTTCAAATTGGACAGCATAAAAAGTTCTGTAGGCAGTGTTTTAAAATCGTTGTTACTCAAATCAAGTTTTTGCAAATTCACCAATTTGTAAATGTTCTGCGGAACAGAATCCAACTTTTTGAATGTAACTTTTAGCTGATAAACTTGTGCCGGATTTTTGAATGCTTCTTCAAACGACCGGTAGACTTTATCTTTTTGTGCAGTTGAAATTGCGGAAACAAAAAGTAAAACGAAAAGGGCCAGGTTCTTTTTCATAAGGATGTGGTTTATCTCCTGGGGATGTGTAGTAAAAATAAGAAAAAGATTCAATAAAAGTCATCTTTTTAAGAAACAAAGTCGTTTTATTAACGTAGAGGTGGTATCGTTCTTTATTAAAAGGAGGTAGTATGACTTTTGCATATGCCCGAAATAAAATAATTTTTTCCTTGTTTGTTCTCATAGGAATTGTTTGTATTTGTTTGTCGCGTTTTAGCAATAATCAAAATACACAAAGCTGTCTTGTGCCCTCCAATACCTACGATTTAACTCAAATTAAGAAACGCGGAGCGATCGTTGCCCTTACTGATAACTCTTCTACCAGTTTTTATATTTATAAAGGTGATTCCTTGGGATATGAATATGAGCAGTTGCGTTTATTTGCGAAAGAAATTGGCGTTCAATTAAAAATTGTTGTTGC
This Bacteroidota bacterium DNA region includes the following protein-coding sequences:
- a CDS encoding GNAT family N-acetyltransferase, with product MDIIKTNRLEIVEITIEDTPFIFELLNTPSWIKFIGDRGIKTENDAKNYILNKFLPAYSTSWFGFRLVRMNDSKTPIGIAGLVKRDALEHIDIGFAFLPQYEGKGYGFESAAAIMEYAETTLGIKTIAGITNADNTRSIALLEKLGLRYQKMILLPNETEEIMLFLKQ
- a CDS encoding leucine-rich repeat domain-containing protein, whose amino-acid sequence is MKKNLALFVLLFVSAISTAQKDKVYRSFEEAFKNPAQVYQLKVTFKKLDSVPQNIYKLVNLQKLDLSNNDFKTLPTELFMLSNLKELILFRNKLTEVPAAIGNLKKLEKLILSSNKLKAIPASIGELTNLIELSVKDNLLKSVPSEICNLKNLQQLFLSYNDIKALPDSLGNLVNLEHLYIGNNDLLTLPFSLSKLINLKYFYLGRNELMEVPSAICNMTRLKELDLSYCGALGFLPSCLKNIALLDVLIMDASQTLPFSESRFHNPSLKVIIQ